Proteins from one Candidatus Kapaibacterium sp. genomic window:
- the mnhG gene encoding monovalent cation/H(+) antiporter subunit G, whose protein sequence is MTEIIDVVSAILILIGSIFIFISSIGLIKMPDIYMRMSATTKATTLGVGSILFGTALYFEEVGILTRAIIIIIFLLLTAPIGAHLIGRAAYFDGIPLWNKSIINELEGSFNPIEHVLYSEKFGSDEKVSFPRDQTEHNSD, encoded by the coding sequence ATGACTGAAATAATTGATGTTGTAAGTGCAATATTGATATTGATAGGTTCGATTTTCATCTTTATCTCATCAATCGGTTTAATCAAAATGCCCGATATTTATATGCGAATGTCCGCAACCACCAAAGCAACAACTTTAGGTGTAGGGAGCATATTATTTGGTACGGCATTGTATTTTGAAGAAGTCGGGATTCTAACGCGTGCAATTATTATAATTATATTCTTGCTCCTGACGGCACCAATCGGTGCGCATTTAATCGGTCGAGCTGCATATTTCGATGGAATACCTCTTTGGAACAAATCCATTATAAATGAATTGGAAGGCAGTTTCAATCCTATTGAACATGTTCTATACAGCGAGAAATTCGGCAGTGATGAAAAAGTGTCGTTCCCGCGAGACCAAACTGAGCACAACTCAGATTAG
- a CDS encoding aspartate-semialdehyde dehydrogenase — MKRYNVAIVGAGGLVGRAMLKVLEEQNFPVARLGLFASSRSAGTELSFRGESYKIEELMPEVFEDFDIALFSAGGSVSKEFAPIAVEKGCIVIDNSSAWRMDPEVPLIVPEVNPHHLQSHKGIIANPNCSTIQLVVALKPLSDNFGLKRVVCSTYQSISGAGNKGVEKLRNEISGTGTDAQPIAFNLLFHQFEPSGFTVEESKMINETRKIFGNESLSLAFTCVRVPTLGGHCESVNVELESSYEIEEIKRLYANTVGVVLMDDTSRDSYPTPQITQDTDPVYIGRIRRDDSAENALYLWVAADNLRKGAATNAVQIAQLLIKEN, encoded by the coding sequence ATGAAAAGATATAATGTTGCTATTGTTGGAGCCGGTGGTTTAGTCGGCAGAGCCATGTTGAAAGTGCTCGAAGAACAAAATTTTCCCGTTGCACGCCTCGGGCTATTTGCAAGTAGCCGTTCTGCCGGAACAGAGCTATCTTTCAGAGGAGAAAGCTACAAAATTGAAGAGCTAATGCCGGAAGTGTTTGAAGATTTTGACATTGCGCTTTTTTCAGCAGGTGGCTCGGTATCTAAGGAGTTTGCTCCTATAGCTGTCGAAAAGGGCTGCATTGTTATTGACAATAGTAGCGCTTGGCGAATGGACCCTGAAGTTCCACTAATTGTGCCTGAAGTCAATCCACATCATCTCCAAAGTCACAAAGGCATCATTGCCAATCCAAATTGTTCTACTATTCAACTTGTCGTTGCTCTAAAGCCTCTTTCGGATAATTTCGGTCTGAAACGTGTTGTATGCTCGACCTACCAATCTATTTCCGGCGCCGGAAATAAAGGTGTCGAGAAGTTAAGAAATGAAATATCCGGTACAGGGACTGACGCTCAACCAATTGCATTTAATTTGCTGTTTCATCAGTTTGAACCATCAGGATTCACGGTAGAAGAATCAAAGATGATAAACGAAACCCGTAAAATTTTCGGGAATGAATCTTTGTCGCTTGCATTTACTTGTGTCCGTGTCCCAACATTAGGTGGGCATTGCGAATCTGTAAACGTAGAGCTTGAAAGTAGCTATGAAATCGAAGAAATTAAGCGCCTTTATGCCAATACTGTCGGAGTTGTTCTGATGGATGATACAAGTCGCGATTCATATCCGACACCTCAAATCACCCAAGACACTGACCCCGTTTATATCGGTAGAATTCGTCGCGATGATTCAGCCGAAAATGCTTTATATTTATGGGTAGCAGCAGATAATTTACGCAAAGGTGCCGCTACAAACGCAGTTCAAATAGCACAACTATTGATTAAGGAAAACTAA
- a CDS encoding Na+/H+ antiporter subunit E, with product MGLLLLNLVLGILWALLTGDLHFTNFIQGIIIGYVILFISKNAIVKTRYFSRLPKIFLFILYFLKELIVANFKVAVDILTIKDRMRPGIIAVPLDAQTDLEITLFANLITMTPGSLSIDTSDDKKVLYVHAMYMDDPQKYKEGLKSGLERKLLEILR from the coding sequence ATGGGACTACTACTTCTAAATCTTGTGCTTGGGATATTGTGGGCTTTGCTGACCGGTGATTTGCACTTTACAAATTTCATCCAAGGTATAATTATTGGCTATGTGATTTTGTTTATTTCCAAAAATGCAATCGTCAAAACAAGATATTTTTCAAGGCTACCAAAAATCTTCTTATTCATATTATATTTCCTCAAAGAATTGATAGTAGCTAATTTCAAAGTTGCTGTTGATATTTTGACAATCAAGGACAGAATGAGACCGGGAATAATTGCAGTACCATTAGATGCACAAACAGATTTGGAAATCACTTTATTTGCTAATTTAATTACTATGACACCCGGCTCATTAAGCATTGATACATCTGACGACAAGAAAGTTCTTTATGTACACGCAATGTATATGGACGACCCTCAAAAATATAAAGAGGGATTAAAATCGGGTTTAGAACGAAAATTATTGGAGATATTGAGATGA
- a CDS encoding glycosyltransferase family 2 protein, which yields MINGKKIAVVLPAYNAELTLERTHAEIPFDIVDEIILVDDHSPDKTYELANKLGIKYVIRHEENKGYGGNQKTCYNKALEIGADIVIMLHPDYQYTPKLIQSMAYLIANGVYPVVLGSRILGKGAIKGGMPKYKYISNRFLTLAQNILISQKLSEYHSGYRAFSADVLKSINYMANSDDFIFDNQMLSQIFYQGYDIAEITCPTLYFEEASSINFSRSMKYGLGVLGVSFLHLFNKLGLVESEIYKKNSRT from the coding sequence ATGATAAACGGAAAAAAAATAGCGGTTGTGCTTCCTGCATACAATGCAGAGTTGACTCTCGAACGCACACACGCGGAAATTCCTTTCGATATTGTGGACGAAATTATACTCGTTGACGACCATAGCCCCGATAAAACCTACGAGTTAGCGAACAAACTTGGCATAAAGTATGTGATAAGGCACGAGGAGAATAAGGGTTACGGCGGAAATCAGAAAACATGCTATAATAAAGCACTTGAGATAGGCGCCGATATTGTAATAATGTTACATCCTGATTACCAATATACTCCGAAACTAATCCAATCTATGGCATATTTGATAGCAAATGGCGTTTATCCCGTTGTCTTGGGTTCTCGGATACTTGGAAAAGGTGCTATCAAAGGTGGAATGCCGAAATATAAATATATTTCAAACAGATTTCTGACTTTAGCCCAAAATATACTCATCAGTCAGAAATTATCGGAATACCATTCAGGATATAGAGCCTTTTCGGCAGATGTCTTGAAATCAATCAACTACATGGCAAATTCTGACGATTTCATTTTCGATAACCAAATGCTATCGCAAATTTTTTACCAAGGGTATGATATTGCCGAAATTACTTGCCCGACTTTGTATTTCGAGGAAGCATCTTCGATTAATTTTTCTCGCAGTATGAAATACGGACTTGGTGTGTTGGGCGTGTCATTCTTGCATTTGTTCAACAAACTTGGGCTTGTAGAATCAGAAATTTACAAAAAAAATAGTCGTACTTAG
- a CDS encoding class I SAM-dependent methyltransferase, with protein sequence MSSNLSDNDKYYWGYMYDLGKSTIVPLLIEQGIFKAGDKVAEIGSAEGGVLHALAEAGASEAIGTDIALERIQTGELITRIAGLDVTYSSHDIIGEEPHTEWQNRYDLVILRDVIEHLDSAYTALANIRKIMKPGGFLYVTFPSYYSPFGGHQHTLAGNALTKLPYIHYFSKGFFEFMIQSGRPQDIEEVMRLRDIRLTPDKFKKAARQANLNIFREDYYILRPVFKAKFGLPALKMPAFLGIPPFNSVFCTESSFILQK encoded by the coding sequence ATGAGCAGTAATTTATCGGACAATGATAAATATTACTGGGGTTATATGTATGATTTGGGCAAAAGTACAATTGTACCGCTTTTAATCGAGCAAGGGATTTTCAAAGCCGGTGATAAAGTTGCCGAAATTGGTTCTGCAGAAGGTGGCGTGCTCCATGCTTTAGCAGAAGCCGGTGCATCAGAAGCAATCGGGACGGATATTGCATTGGAAAGAATCCAAACAGGCGAACTAATTACGAGAATTGCGGGACTTGACGTGACATATTCTTCTCACGATATAATCGGTGAAGAGCCCCACACAGAATGGCAAAATCGCTACGATTTGGTAATACTCCGCGATGTAATCGAGCATCTTGATTCGGCATATACGGCTTTGGCAAATATACGAAAAATTATGAAACCCGGCGGATTCCTGTATGTGACTTTTCCTTCTTATTATTCCCCTTTTGGCGGTCACCAACACACCTTAGCAGGTAACGCTTTGACAAAATTGCCGTACATTCATTATTTTTCTAAAGGTTTTTTTGAATTTATGATTCAATCCGGCAGACCACAAGACATCGAGGAAGTTATGCGTTTGCGGGATATTAGACTGACTCCCGACAAATTCAAAAAAGCTGCCCGACAAGCAAATTTGAATATTTTTCGTGAGGATTATTATATTTTACGTCCCGTATTTAAGGCAAAATTTGGTTTACCTGCATTGAAAATGCCAGCTTTTTTGGGTATTCCGCCTTTTAATTCAGTTTTTTGTACAGAATCATCATTTATTTTGCAAAAATAA
- a CDS encoding glycosyltransferase: MKVAYLSTFYPFRGGIAQFNQNLISEFAIHHDTRAYTFTTQYPDFLFPGKSQFVENSDDKPTIVADRILSTVNPLSYFTAASKINKFAPDILLTKFWIPFLAPSLGTTARFIGKSTTKIAILDNVIPHERRIGDMALIKYFLSGFDAFVTMSESVKNDLLSFRPNADFVLTPHPLYDHFGEKLSKSEARLKLGIHDDKKVLLFFGFIRKYKGLDLLIEAMSKLSEEYHLIIAGEPYESYTEYAEIINRHNLGNRVTEMIRFISDDDVRLLFSAADVCVLPYRSATQSGIVGISYHFDLPLIATNVGGLSEMIEPYQTGIMTEEVSADGIANALKDYFSRNLEAMTMNIAKYKAEAKWNTLTQKIIELYNQSKSKRH, translated from the coding sequence ATGAAAGTCGCATATTTATCTACTTTTTACCCGTTTCGGGGTGGTATTGCCCAATTCAATCAAAATTTGATTTCCGAATTTGCAATTCATCACGATACTCGTGCTTACACTTTTACTACGCAATATCCCGATTTCCTTTTCCCGGGCAAAAGCCAATTTGTAGAAAATTCGGACGATAAACCGACAATAGTTGCGGATAGAATTTTGAGTACAGTCAATCCGCTGTCTTATTTTACCGCTGCTTCAAAAATCAACAAATTCGCTCCCGATATTTTATTGACAAAATTTTGGATTCCATTCTTGGCGCCGTCTTTGGGCACTACTGCGAGATTTATCGGCAAATCTACCACGAAAATTGCTATTCTCGACAATGTAATTCCTCACGAAAGACGAATTGGCGATATGGCTCTGATTAAGTATTTCCTTTCCGGTTTCGATGCATTTGTTACAATGAGCGAATCTGTCAAAAATGATTTGTTGAGTTTTCGTCCAAATGCCGATTTTGTGCTTACTCCGCATCCTTTGTATGACCATTTCGGTGAAAAGCTCTCCAAATCTGAGGCAAGATTAAAATTGGGAATTCATGACGATAAAAAAGTTCTTCTCTTTTTCGGTTTTATTCGCAAGTATAAAGGCTTGGATTTGCTGATTGAAGCTATGAGCAAACTTAGCGAGGAATATCATTTAATCATTGCCGGCGAACCTTACGAATCATACACTGAATATGCTGAAATTATAAATAGGCATAATTTGGGAAATCGAGTGACTGAAATGATTCGATTCATCAGCGATGATGATGTGCGCTTGCTATTTTCCGCGGCAGATGTTTGCGTTCTGCCATATCGTTCGGCAACACAAAGCGGAATCGTCGGGATTTCCTATCATTTTGATTTGCCTTTAATCGCTACAAATGTGGGCGGTCTTTCCGAAATGATTGAACCCTACCAAACCGGAATTATGACCGAAGAAGTATCTGCTGATGGAATTGCAAATGCTTTGAAAGATTATTTCAGCCGTAATTTGGAAGCGATGACAATGAATATCGCCAAATACAAAGCAGAAGCAAAATGGAATACTTTGACTCAAAAAATCATCGAATTGTATAATCAATCGAAAAGTAAACGTCATTAA
- a CDS encoding Na+/H+ antiporter subunit D: MTTFDIELLVLLPILLPLAFAILMLFAWKNLQFQRILNVVAGSTSFIVAIILFSTIYVNGIQVVAVGGWKVPYGIVLVADNFSAIMILMSGLMGFAVAFYSIVTVDTKNEQHFYYPLLQILLMGVNGAFLTGDMFNLYVWFEVMLISSFVLLALGGKQEQLEGAVKYVTLNLVSSMIFLSAVGILYGLTGTLNMADLAVKVQLVENEGLVTVVAMMFLVSFGIKSAVFPLFSWLPASYHTPPVAVSALFAGLLTKVGVYTMYRVFTLIFDINNEFIGTVILIIAGFTMVTGVLGAAAQNDFRRILSFHIVSQVGYMVMALGLMTAFSFAAGIFYIVYHIITKTNLFFISGIVERIKGTYNLDTLGGLFKKYPSVSLLFLISAFTLSGIPPFAGFWAKYTVALAGFRIEQYLIVGVSLFVGLLTLYSMTKIWNFAFWQDEKQESEVEREFYKIPINRKYMLYSPSIFMTVVILLLSLFAGSAFDFAVLTGEQLANPQHYINAVLGVR, from the coding sequence ATGACTACATTCGACATTGAACTGTTAGTTTTGTTGCCAATATTATTGCCATTGGCTTTTGCCATATTGATGTTATTCGCATGGAAAAATTTACAATTCCAGCGAATATTGAATGTAGTGGCAGGAAGTACGAGTTTCATCGTTGCAATAATTTTGTTTTCCACGATTTATGTCAACGGAATTCAGGTCGTTGCTGTTGGTGGGTGGAAAGTGCCATATGGAATTGTACTCGTAGCCGATAATTTTTCGGCTATAATGATTCTAATGTCCGGGCTGATGGGCTTTGCGGTAGCATTTTATTCGATAGTGACAGTTGACACAAAAAACGAGCAGCATTTTTACTATCCATTGCTTCAAATTTTATTAATGGGCGTAAACGGTGCTTTCTTGACGGGCGACATGTTCAATCTCTACGTTTGGTTCGAAGTGATGCTCATTTCATCATTCGTTTTGTTGGCTCTCGGTGGCAAGCAAGAGCAATTGGAAGGTGCTGTAAAATACGTAACACTGAACTTAGTGTCATCAATGATATTTCTTTCTGCGGTAGGCATTTTGTATGGTTTGACGGGCACTTTGAATATGGCTGATTTGGCTGTAAAGGTTCAGTTAGTAGAAAATGAAGGGTTAGTGACTGTAGTGGCAATGATGTTTTTGGTTTCTTTCGGAATCAAGTCAGCCGTGTTTCCTTTGTTTTCGTGGTTGCCGGCATCATATCATACTCCACCGGTTGCAGTTTCGGCATTATTTGCCGGATTGCTTACAAAAGTGGGCGTATATACAATGTATAGAGTATTCACTTTGATATTTGATATTAATAATGAATTTATCGGAACTGTGATTTTGATAATCGCAGGGTTTACAATGGTAACAGGGGTGCTTGGAGCAGCTGCACAAAATGATTTCAGGCGAATATTATCGTTTCATATCGTGAGCCAAGTGGGTTATATGGTAATGGCGCTGGGCTTGATGACAGCATTTTCCTTTGCAGCAGGAATTTTCTATATAGTTTATCATATTATCACAAAGACAAATTTATTTTTTATAAGCGGTATAGTGGAGCGAATTAAAGGAACATATAATTTAGATACTTTAGGAGGGCTATTCAAAAAATATCCGTCCGTGAGTCTCTTGTTTTTAATCTCGGCATTTACTTTGTCAGGAATACCGCCCTTTGCCGGATTCTGGGCTAAATATACGGTGGCTCTGGCGGGATTCAGAATTGAGCAATACCTTATCGTTGGAGTATCATTATTTGTCGGGTTGCTAACATTGTATTCGATGACAAAGATTTGGAATTTCGCCTTTTGGCAAGATGAGAAACAAGAAAGCGAAGTGGAAAGAGAATTTTACAAAATTCCAATTAATCGTAAATATATGCTTTATTCGCCGTCGATTTTTATGACCGTAGTGATTTTACTGCTCAGTCTGTTTGCCGGTTCGGCATTTGATTTTGCGGTGCTAACAGGCGAACAGCTTGCAAATCCACAACATTATATTAATGCAGTATTGGGAGTCAGATAA
- a CDS encoding monovalent cation/H+ antiporter complex subunit F: MSYVEIAIFISIPLIIVSMLIMLYRVAVGPSLEDRVVALDLIATTAIGFVAVYAIISNSTTVIDVGIIIAMLAFLGTTAFAYYLERRSKT, from the coding sequence ATGAGTTACGTAGAAATTGCCATATTTATATCTATACCTTTAATTATTGTTTCGATGCTGATTATGCTGTATAGAGTTGCTGTAGGTCCAAGTTTGGAAGATAGAGTCGTAGCACTCGACTTGATAGCAACAACAGCAATCGGATTTGTAGCAGTATATGCAATTATTTCTAATTCCACAACTGTGATTGATGTAGGGATTATTATTGCTATGTTAGCTTTTTTGGGTACAACTGCTTTTGCGTATTATTTGGAGAGGAGGTCAAAAACATGA
- a CDS encoding TIGR00282 family metallophosphoesterase, with translation MAEKIKLLFVGDVVGIVGLEFLKKELKGLIESYGANFVVVNGENIENGKGLNEVQAEEIFALGVDVITTGNHIWDNWKSRPLMAKNDRVIRPYNYPPGNVGKGFKVVEKAPGLEVAVVQLQGRTYMQAIDCPFRAADNLVKMLSERTPIIIVDFHADATAEKVAMGWHLDGRASAVIGTHTHIPTADASILMNGTAYISDVGMTGPYDSVVGMRKDIALKRLLLQTAHKYEQAIGDLKLCAVYVEIDSETGQAMKIEQIILPKFVNSMYDQVNENENEKI, from the coding sequence TTGGCTGAGAAAATAAAACTACTATTTGTTGGAGATGTTGTTGGTATCGTCGGGCTTGAATTTCTTAAAAAAGAACTGAAAGGGCTGATTGAATCTTACGGTGCTAACTTTGTTGTCGTCAATGGCGAAAATATCGAAAACGGCAAAGGGCTGAACGAAGTCCAAGCCGAAGAGATTTTCGCTCTCGGCGTGGATGTCATTACCACCGGCAATCACATTTGGGACAATTGGAAATCGCGACCTTTGATGGCAAAAAACGACCGCGTAATAAGACCATATAATTATCCTCCGGGCAACGTTGGCAAGGGTTTCAAAGTAGTTGAGAAAGCTCCCGGATTGGAAGTTGCTGTTGTCCAATTACAAGGTCGAACCTACATGCAGGCTATAGATTGTCCTTTCCGTGCAGCAGATAATTTAGTTAAAATGTTAAGCGAAAGAACGCCGATAATAATTGTTGATTTCCATGCCGATGCCACTGCAGAAAAGGTGGCAATGGGTTGGCATTTAGACGGAAGAGCTTCTGCAGTTATCGGCACACATACTCATATTCCTACAGCCGATGCTTCGATATTAATGAATGGCACTGCTTATATTTCTGATGTCGGAATGACCGGTCCTTACGATTCTGTAGTTGGGATGAGAAAAGATATTGCTCTAAAGCGTTTATTATTGCAGACTGCTCATAAATACGAGCAAGCTATCGGTGATTTGAAGCTTTGTGCCGTATATGTTGAAATTGATTCCGAAACAGGGCAAGCAATGAAAATCGAACAAATCATATTACCAAAATTTGTAAATTCTATGTATGACCAAGTAAACGAAAACGAAAATGAAAAGATATAA
- a CDS encoding putative toxin-antitoxin system toxin component, PIN family has product MKLVIDTSVLIAAMIGNPLALKIIDFVCKEHSATWHISKSIYNEYKLIINRDKFSFSDEQKLFWRDLIKSNAILEVPESDFHFSGDISDSKFIQLAVSTKAEYLLTYDKLLLGADYKIETSIVEPEVFVSNLL; this is encoded by the coding sequence TTGAAACTCGTTATTGATACTTCGGTTCTCATTGCCGCTATGATTGGCAATCCGCTTGCTCTCAAAATCATCGATTTTGTATGCAAGGAGCATTCAGCTACTTGGCATATTTCAAAATCAATTTACAATGAGTACAAACTGATTATCAACCGTGATAAATTTTCATTTTCAGACGAACAGAAGCTTTTTTGGCGAGATTTGATAAAAAGCAATGCAATTTTGGAAGTCCCGGAAAGTGATTTCCATTTTTCGGGAGATATTTCCGATAGCAAGTTTATACAATTAGCAGTTTCTACCAAAGCTGAGTATTTGCTTACATATGACAAGTTACTATTGGGCGCCGATTACAAAATTGAAACTTCAATCGTCGAACCGGAAGTTTTTGTTTCAAATTTACTTTGA